From Streptomyces chrestomyceticus JCM 4735, one genomic window encodes:
- a CDS encoding dihydrodipicolinate synthase family protein produces MTDHATPQSRTSRTAASRAPLTGVIVATTLPYAEDRSAPAGLRPDLDRYAEHCRWLVDSGCHGVGPNGSLGEYSSLTDDERRAVARTAVAAVGRDARVVVGVHGVGSHQARHWAELAAEDGADGVLCLPPTLYRANTAEVVRHFEEVAAVGLPVMVYNNPLDTKVDLTPETLREVAAIDGVVAVKEFSGDVRRVLHIKEQAPGLDVVAGADDLVLEALLMGATGWFAGFPNVFPAACVRLYELARAGRVAEARELYEPLVAAFRWDSRTEFVQAIKRGMDIVGRYGGPCRPPRGPLLPEHRRQLDADMRGAVQALEIWAKAAG; encoded by the coding sequence ATGACGGACCACGCGACGCCGCAGTCCCGTACGTCCCGCACCGCCGCCTCCCGTGCGCCGCTGACCGGCGTCATCGTCGCCACCACCCTGCCGTACGCCGAGGACCGGAGCGCCCCCGCCGGGCTCCGGCCGGACCTCGACCGGTACGCCGAGCACTGCCGCTGGCTCGTCGACAGCGGCTGTCACGGCGTCGGGCCGAACGGTTCGCTCGGTGAGTACTCCTCCCTCACCGACGACGAGCGGCGCGCGGTGGCCCGTACGGCCGTCGCGGCGGTGGGACGGGACGCGCGGGTCGTCGTCGGCGTGCACGGGGTCGGCTCGCACCAGGCGCGGCACTGGGCGGAACTGGCGGCCGAGGACGGCGCGGACGGCGTGCTCTGCCTGCCGCCCACCCTCTACCGGGCCAACACCGCCGAGGTCGTCCGGCACTTCGAGGAGGTCGCGGCCGTCGGCCTGCCGGTGATGGTCTACAACAACCCGCTCGACACGAAGGTCGACCTGACACCGGAGACGCTGCGCGAGGTCGCCGCGATCGACGGGGTCGTGGCGGTGAAGGAGTTCTCCGGCGACGTCCGCCGGGTGCTGCACATCAAGGAGCAGGCCCCCGGCCTGGACGTGGTGGCGGGCGCCGACGACCTGGTGCTGGAGGCGCTGCTGATGGGCGCCACCGGCTGGTTCGCCGGCTTCCCCAACGTCTTCCCCGCCGCCTGCGTACGCCTCTACGAGCTGGCCAGGGCCGGGCGGGTGGCCGAGGCGCGGGAGCTGTACGAACCGCTGGTCGCCGCGTTCCGGTGGGACTCGCGCACCGAGTTCGTGCAGGCGATCAAGCGCGGGATGGACATCGTGGGCCGGTACGGCGGGCCCTGCCGGCCGCCGCGCGGCCCGCTGCTGCCCGAGCACCGGCGGCAGTTGGACGCGGACATGCGCGGCGCCGTGCAGGCGCTGGAGATCTGGGCGAAAGCGGCCGGGTGA
- a CDS encoding FAD-dependent oxidoreductase, producing the protein MFRVTVDGTERWARTGQTAAAVLLAAGRASWRTTRGGRPRGVFCGIGVCHDCLVVVNGVPDVRACRRVVEAGDRIETQEGTPLPGLPPETGASAPVGTVREAPVVVVGAGPAGLAAALAAAGAGARVTLVDDGQRPGGQFLRQAADGPARGAAVRAVQEHPRVEWLPGCTVWALEPGGGLHSGTQDRTDAGWTVHVLQGLADAPGRTAHTLRAAALVLCTGAYDRALPFPGWDLPGVVTAGAAQALAKGQRTAIGRRVVVSGTGPFLLPVASSLLTVGARVLGVYEAGSPAAWLRTPVAALRDGHAKLPELLTYAAGLARHRVPYRTRQAVVAAHGRDRVEAVTVARLTADWRIVPGTERRVEDVDAVCVGYGFTPQLELALAAGCALRDNAWVAVDAWQRTSVPGVYAAGEPTGVGGAALAAAEGELAGLAAARRTVPAAHVGARAAAARRRVVAGRRFARLLAAAHPVRDGWHTWLGEDTLVCRCEEVPYGVLRTAAGERGTDGGAGGGSLAADGMCTFKLTTRVGLGPCQGRICARNAAALGGPDALPDPQTADRRPIAQPVRLADLAAPGPVPPTPPYREDPS; encoded by the coding sequence GTGTTCCGCGTGACGGTGGACGGCACCGAGCGGTGGGCCCGCACCGGCCAGACGGCCGCCGCAGTGCTGCTGGCGGCAGGGCGCGCCTCCTGGCGTACCACCCGGGGTGGCCGCCCGCGCGGGGTCTTCTGCGGGATCGGCGTCTGCCACGACTGTCTGGTGGTCGTCAACGGCGTACCGGACGTACGGGCCTGCCGACGGGTGGTCGAGGCGGGCGACCGCATCGAGACGCAGGAGGGCACGCCGTTGCCGGGCCTACCGCCGGAGACGGGAGCGTCCGCGCCGGTGGGGACGGTGCGCGAGGCGCCGGTGGTCGTCGTGGGCGCCGGCCCGGCGGGTCTGGCGGCGGCGCTGGCGGCGGCCGGGGCCGGGGCGCGGGTGACGCTGGTGGACGACGGGCAGCGGCCGGGCGGGCAGTTCCTCCGGCAGGCGGCGGACGGCCCGGCGCGGGGCGCGGCGGTCCGCGCCGTACAGGAGCATCCGCGCGTCGAGTGGCTTCCGGGGTGCACGGTATGGGCGCTGGAGCCGGGGGGTGGTCTGCACTCGGGCACGCAGGACCGTACGGACGCGGGCTGGACCGTACACGTCCTCCAAGGCCTCGCCGACGCCCCCGGCCGCACGGCGCACACGCTGCGCGCCGCCGCGCTCGTCCTGTGCACCGGCGCGTACGACCGGGCCCTGCCGTTCCCCGGCTGGGACCTGCCGGGCGTCGTCACGGCGGGCGCGGCGCAGGCCCTCGCCAAGGGCCAGCGGACGGCGATCGGCCGCCGGGTGGTGGTCTCCGGCACCGGACCCTTCCTGCTGCCGGTCGCGTCGTCGCTGCTCACCGTGGGGGCGCGCGTCCTCGGGGTGTACGAGGCGGGCTCGCCCGCCGCCTGGCTGCGCACCCCCGTGGCCGCGCTCCGCGACGGCCACGCCAAGCTGCCCGAACTGCTCACATACGCTGCCGGTCTGGCGCGGCACCGCGTGCCCTACCGGACCCGCCAGGCCGTCGTGGCGGCGCACGGACGGGACCGCGTCGAGGCGGTGACGGTGGCCCGCCTCACCGCCGACTGGCGCATCGTGCCCGGCACCGAACGCCGCGTCGAGGACGTGGACGCGGTCTGCGTCGGCTACGGCTTCACCCCGCAACTGGAACTCGCCCTCGCCGCGGGCTGCGCACTGCGCGACAACGCCTGGGTCGCGGTGGACGCCTGGCAGCGGACCTCCGTCCCCGGCGTGTACGCGGCGGGCGAGCCCACCGGCGTCGGCGGCGCGGCCCTCGCCGCCGCGGAAGGCGAACTGGCGGGGCTGGCGGCCGCCCGCCGGACGGTGCCCGCCGCCCATGTGGGCGCGCGCGCCGCGGCCGCCCGGCGGCGGGTCGTCGCGGGCCGCCGCTTCGCCCGGCTGCTCGCCGCGGCCCACCCCGTACGCGACGGGTGGCACACCTGGCTCGGCGAGGACACGCTCGTCTGCCGCTGCGAGGAGGTCCCGTACGGCGTCCTGCGTACGGCGGCGGGGGAGCGGGGCACGGACGGCGGGGCCGGTGGGGGCAGTCTCGCGGCCGACGGCATGTGCACGTTCAAGCTCACCACCCGCGTCGGCCTGGGCCCCTGCCAGGGCCGGATCTGCGCCCGAAACGCGGCCGCACTCGGCGGCCCGGACGCCCTCCCCGACCCCCAGACCGCCGACCGCCGCCCGATCGCCCAGCCGGTCCGCCTCGCGGACCTGGCCGCACCCGGCCCCGTGCCCCCGACCCCGCCGTACCGAGAGGACCCGTCATGA
- a CDS encoding proline racemase family protein, whose amino-acid sequence MAAEGTPARFAARAPAPSAARIPPPFAARSVHTFSAVDSHTEGMPTRVITDGVGTIPGATMADRRLHFIEYLDHIRQLLVNEPRGHPAMSGAVLQPPTRPDADWGVVYIEVSGCLPMCGHGTIGVATVLVETGMVEVTEPVTTVRLDTPAGLVAARVAVRDGRAEHVTLHNVPSYAHELDAVVKVPGYGEVRYDLAYGGNFYAITPLAALGIPFSAAHLDEIITAGLAVMAAVDERDRPVHPDDPAISGCHHVQFTAPGTPGPDGSDSRNAMVIHPGWLDRSPCGTGTSARMAQLHARGGLPLHRPFVNESLIGTRFTGRLVGTGRVGGRAAVVPTVTGRAWITGTARYVLDPADPFPRGFVL is encoded by the coding sequence ATGGCGGCCGAGGGCACCCCGGCCCGGTTCGCCGCCCGCGCCCCTGCCCCGTCTGCCGCCCGCATCCCGCCCCCGTTCGCCGCCCGCAGCGTGCACACCTTCAGTGCCGTGGACTCGCACACCGAGGGGATGCCGACCCGCGTCATCACCGACGGCGTCGGCACCATCCCCGGCGCGACCATGGCCGACCGCCGTCTCCACTTCATCGAATACCTCGACCACATCCGCCAGTTGCTGGTCAACGAACCACGCGGGCACCCCGCCATGAGCGGGGCGGTCCTCCAGCCGCCGACCCGGCCCGACGCGGACTGGGGCGTCGTCTACATCGAGGTCTCCGGCTGTCTGCCGATGTGCGGGCACGGCACGATCGGCGTCGCGACGGTCCTGGTCGAGACGGGGATGGTGGAGGTCACCGAGCCCGTCACGACCGTACGGCTGGACACCCCGGCCGGGCTGGTGGCGGCCCGGGTCGCGGTCCGCGACGGCCGCGCCGAGCACGTCACCCTGCACAACGTTCCCTCGTACGCGCACGAACTGGACGCCGTGGTGAAGGTGCCCGGCTACGGCGAGGTCCGCTACGACCTGGCGTACGGCGGCAACTTCTACGCGATCACCCCGCTCGCCGCGCTGGGCATCCCGTTCTCCGCCGCCCACCTGGACGAGATCATCACCGCCGGGCTGGCGGTGATGGCCGCGGTGGACGAACGCGACCGGCCCGTCCACCCGGACGACCCGGCCATCTCCGGCTGCCACCACGTACAGTTCACGGCCCCCGGCACGCCCGGACCGGACGGCTCGGACTCCCGTAACGCCATGGTCATCCACCCCGGCTGGCTCGACCGCTCGCCCTGCGGCACCGGCACCAGCGCCCGGATGGCCCAGCTCCACGCGCGCGGCGGACTCCCGCTGCACCGGCCCTTCGTCAACGAGTCCCTGATCGGGACCCGCTTCACGGGCCGGCTGGTGGGCACCGGACGGGTCGGCGGCCGGGCGGCGGTCGTGCCCACGGTCACCGGGCGGGCCTGGATCACCGGCACGGCCCGGTACGTCCTCGACCCGGCCGACCCGTTCCCCCGGGGATTCGTGCTGTAG